From Portunus trituberculatus isolate SZX2019 chromosome 50, ASM1759143v1, whole genome shotgun sequence, the proteins below share one genomic window:
- the LOC123499577 gene encoding N(G),N(G)-dimethylarginine dimethylaminohydrolase 1-like isoform X1, which translates to MDRQAMSPFRYTHAIVCRIPDSYKTAALGLSEPVDLAKARKQHEMYVAALREIGLDVIELPADEKHPDCLFVEDVAVVCNGTALLTRPGHPNRKNETEYMRTILKNELELPVIEIEDKKATLDGGDVLFTGKEFFVGLSSRTNQAGACALASAFPEFPCTPIKVEKSLHLKTVLTMAGPDVICVGNTPDAQSILKRIEREATFRYQTVTVPDMHAANVVFANGVLLHRSAEEYPESAKIFEEKLSLWNLKPVTFSELEKANGSLTCCSILIRKTRHLKNIM; encoded by the exons ATGGACAGACAAG CCATGTCTCCCTTCCGCTACACTCACGCCATTGTATGCAGGATACCGGACTCCTACAAAACTGCCGCCCTCGGACTGTCGGAGCCCGTGGATCTGGCCAAG GCAAGGAAGCAGCATGAGATGTATGTGGCAGCCCTGCGAGAGATTGGTTTGGATGTGATTGAGCTGCCGGCGGATGAGAAGCACCCAGACTGTCTATTTGTGGAGGATGTGGCTGTGGTGTGTAATGGCACTGCCCTCCTCACCCGCCCCGGCCATCCCAACAGGAAGAATGAG ACTGAGTACATGAGAACAATCTTGAAGAATGAGCTGGAGCTGCCAGTGATTGAGATAGAGGACAAGAAGGCTACACTGGATGGAGGGGACGTGCTCTTCACAG GTAAAGAGTTCTTCGTCGGGTTGTCGTCGCGCACCAACCAGGCTGGAGCATGTGCCCTTGCCTCAGCCTTCCCAGAATTCCCCTGCACTCCCATCAAG GTTGAGAAGTCCTTACACCTGAAGACAGTGCTTACCATGGCAGGGCCTGATGTCATTTGTGTTGGCAATACTCCAGATGCACAGAGCATACTGAAG CGCATTGAGAGAGAGGCCACCTTCAGGTACCAGACCGTCACTGTGCCTGACATGCATGCTGCCAATGTGGTCTTTGCTAACGGAGTCCTGCTGCATCGGAGTGCAGAGGAGTACCCAGAGTCTGCCAAG ATATTTGAGGAAAAACTATCCCTGTGGAACTTAAAACCTGTGACATTCTCTGAGTTGGAAAAAGCCAATGGAAGCCTTACCTGCTGCAGCATTCTGATACGCAAGACTCGCCACCTCAAGAACATCATGTGA
- the LOC123499577 gene encoding N(G),N(G)-dimethylarginine dimethylaminohydrolase 1-like isoform X2 — MSPFRYTHAIVCRIPDSYKTAALGLSEPVDLAKARKQHEMYVAALREIGLDVIELPADEKHPDCLFVEDVAVVCNGTALLTRPGHPNRKNETEYMRTILKNELELPVIEIEDKKATLDGGDVLFTGKEFFVGLSSRTNQAGACALASAFPEFPCTPIKVEKSLHLKTVLTMAGPDVICVGNTPDAQSILKRIEREATFRYQTVTVPDMHAANVVFANGVLLHRSAEEYPESAKIFEEKLSLWNLKPVTFSELEKANGSLTCCSILIRKTRHLKNIM; from the exons ATGTCTCCCTTCCGCTACACTCACGCCATTGTATGCAGGATACCGGACTCCTACAAAACTGCCGCCCTCGGACTGTCGGAGCCCGTGGATCTGGCCAAG GCAAGGAAGCAGCATGAGATGTATGTGGCAGCCCTGCGAGAGATTGGTTTGGATGTGATTGAGCTGCCGGCGGATGAGAAGCACCCAGACTGTCTATTTGTGGAGGATGTGGCTGTGGTGTGTAATGGCACTGCCCTCCTCACCCGCCCCGGCCATCCCAACAGGAAGAATGAG ACTGAGTACATGAGAACAATCTTGAAGAATGAGCTGGAGCTGCCAGTGATTGAGATAGAGGACAAGAAGGCTACACTGGATGGAGGGGACGTGCTCTTCACAG GTAAAGAGTTCTTCGTCGGGTTGTCGTCGCGCACCAACCAGGCTGGAGCATGTGCCCTTGCCTCAGCCTTCCCAGAATTCCCCTGCACTCCCATCAAG GTTGAGAAGTCCTTACACCTGAAGACAGTGCTTACCATGGCAGGGCCTGATGTCATTTGTGTTGGCAATACTCCAGATGCACAGAGCATACTGAAG CGCATTGAGAGAGAGGCCACCTTCAGGTACCAGACCGTCACTGTGCCTGACATGCATGCTGCCAATGTGGTCTTTGCTAACGGAGTCCTGCTGCATCGGAGTGCAGAGGAGTACCCAGAGTCTGCCAAG ATATTTGAGGAAAAACTATCCCTGTGGAACTTAAAACCTGTGACATTCTCTGAGTTGGAAAAAGCCAATGGAAGCCTTACCTGCTGCAGCATTCTGATACGCAAGACTCGCCACCTCAAGAACATCATGTGA
- the LOC123499577 gene encoding N(G),N(G)-dimethylarginine dimethylaminohydrolase 1-like isoform X3: protein MYVAALREIGLDVIELPADEKHPDCLFVEDVAVVCNGTALLTRPGHPNRKNETEYMRTILKNELELPVIEIEDKKATLDGGDVLFTGKEFFVGLSSRTNQAGACALASAFPEFPCTPIKVEKSLHLKTVLTMAGPDVICVGNTPDAQSILKRIEREATFRYQTVTVPDMHAANVVFANGVLLHRSAEEYPESAKIFEEKLSLWNLKPVTFSELEKANGSLTCCSILIRKTRHLKNIM from the exons ATGTATGTGGCAGCCCTGCGAGAGATTGGTTTGGATGTGATTGAGCTGCCGGCGGATGAGAAGCACCCAGACTGTCTATTTGTGGAGGATGTGGCTGTGGTGTGTAATGGCACTGCCCTCCTCACCCGCCCCGGCCATCCCAACAGGAAGAATGAG ACTGAGTACATGAGAACAATCTTGAAGAATGAGCTGGAGCTGCCAGTGATTGAGATAGAGGACAAGAAGGCTACACTGGATGGAGGGGACGTGCTCTTCACAG GTAAAGAGTTCTTCGTCGGGTTGTCGTCGCGCACCAACCAGGCTGGAGCATGTGCCCTTGCCTCAGCCTTCCCAGAATTCCCCTGCACTCCCATCAAG GTTGAGAAGTCCTTACACCTGAAGACAGTGCTTACCATGGCAGGGCCTGATGTCATTTGTGTTGGCAATACTCCAGATGCACAGAGCATACTGAAG CGCATTGAGAGAGAGGCCACCTTCAGGTACCAGACCGTCACTGTGCCTGACATGCATGCTGCCAATGTGGTCTTTGCTAACGGAGTCCTGCTGCATCGGAGTGCAGAGGAGTACCCAGAGTCTGCCAAG ATATTTGAGGAAAAACTATCCCTGTGGAACTTAAAACCTGTGACATTCTCTGAGTTGGAAAAAGCCAATGGAAGCCTTACCTGCTGCAGCATTCTGATACGCAAGACTCGCCACCTCAAGAACATCATGTGA